The genomic segment ATATATTGTTGAATATAATTAAATATAGCACTGAGGACATATAACCCGATTAAGATGAAAATAATATTTAAAATATAATTAAAATCAATGGCTGCATTGGGCACATTTTTCGTTTTTAGGAGGAAACCTTCAAATAATTTAGTGGTTACTCGTCCCATAATTTTTGGACTGATGATATTAAAAAATGTACTGGCTATAGCCGCCAAAAAAGTAATAATAAGCTTAACTCGATAAGGTTTCAAATAATCGAGTAACCGTTTTAATGTCCCTCTAAAATCTTTGGCTTTTTCTATCGGCATAGCCATACTTCTATGACTTCCGGGTCCACGACCTAATCCTCTAATTGGCGGTCCTGCTTTTATATCTTTTTCACTCATACTAATTCCTCTTCCGAGAGTTGTGAAGCCACGATTTCCCTATAGACTTTGCAGGTTTTGATTAAGTTCAGGTGTTTACCTATACCCACAATTTTACCCTCATCTAAAACAATAATTTGATCTGCACTCATTACTGTGGTCACTCGTTGGGCAATAATTAAAACTGTATCGTTTTTTGTTTCTTTTTTTATTGCTGCCCGTAATTTTGCCTCTGTTTTAAAATCAAGGGCAGAAAAACTATCATCAAAAATATAGATTTCAGGATGTTTGGCCAAAGCTCTTGCAATCGCCAGTCTTTGTTTCTGCCCCCCTGAAATATTGGTTCCGCCTTGTGCAATTTGAGAATTATAAGTTTGTCCCATGGTAGAGATAAATTCTGAGGCTTGAGCAATCTCGGCTGCTCTTATTATTTCATCACGAGATAGGTTATTGTTCCCAAAGCTAATATTTTCTGCAATAGTTCCTGTAAAAAGAACAGCTTTTTGAGGAACTAATCCGATCTTAGCACGTAATTTTTCTTGAGTTAATTCTCGTATATCAACTCCATCAACTAAAATACGACCCGATGTTACGTCATAAAATCTTGGTATAAGATTTATTAATGTCGATTTTCCAGAACCTGTGCTTCCAATAATTGCGGTCAATTCACCAGGGTTAGCCTTAAAAGAAATTTTTTTAATAACCGGCTCTTCCGCACCCCGATAACAGAAGCTAACCTTATCAAATTCAAGATAACCTCTTTTGTCTTTTTCAGATAGATTACCTTGTGATTTAATCTCACTTTCAATTTTTAATTTGCTCTCCTCGGGTATTATTGTATCCTTTATTTTTGGCTCGACATCTAAAACTTCATTAATTCGAATAGCAGATACCGATGCTCGAGGAACCATAATAAACATCATGGACACCATAATTAAAGAAAACATAATCTGTGATGCATATTGAATAAATGCCATCAAATCTCCAACTTGCATGCCACTATTATTGATTCGTATACTTCCAAACCAAATAATAGCTACAATTGCCAAATTAAGAATTAGCATCATTAAAGGCATTAAAATAGCCATCAGTATGTTGACTTTTTTCGCAGTTTCTGTTAAATCAAGATTGGCCTTATGGAATTTTTTCTTTTCAGAAGCTTCCCGATTAAATGCTCGAATAACCCGTATACCGGTTAAATATTCTCGAAGAACTAAATTAAGTTTATCTAATTTAATTTGCATTGATTTAAAAAGAGACATACTTTTATTGGCAATGAAAAAAATGATAATAGTTAAAATCGGTAAAATAAATACAAGAATCAATGATAATTTAGCGTCTTTTAAAACAGCCATAATAATACCACCAACAAAAAGCAAAGGTGCTCTTAAGAACATTCTAAGCATGATTATTGCTAACTGCTGAATTTGAGTAATATCGTTGGTTGTTCTAATGATAAGGGAGGCTGTCCCTTTTTCATCAAATTC from the Candidatus Atribacteria bacterium genome contains:
- a CDS encoding ABC transporter ATP-binding protein; translated protein: MSEKDIKAGPPIRGLGRGPGSHRSMAMPIEKAKDFRGTLKRLLDYLKPYRVKLIITFLAAIASTFFNIISPKIMGRVTTKLFEGFLLKTKNVPNAAIDFNYILNIIFILIGLYVLSAIFNYIQQY
- a CDS encoding ABC transporter ATP-binding protein; this translates as MIGVMVFVFLQSLSELYLPTLMSDIVDTGVVNEDINYIIRIGGWMILIAIIAMISSVLGSYLAAKTATGFARDLRTKVFSKVESFSLEEFDEKGTASLIIRTTNDITQIQQLAIIMLRMFLRAPLLFVGGIIMAVLKDAKLSLILVFILPILTIIIFFIANKSMSLFKSMQIKLDKLNLVLREYLTGIRVIRAFNREASEKKKFHKANLDLTETAKKVNILMAILMPLMMLILNLAIVAIIWFGSIRINNSGMQVGDLMAFIQYASQIMFSLIMVSMMFIMVPRASVSAIRINEVLDVEPKIKDTIIPEESKLKIESEIKSQGNLSEKDKRGYLEFDKVSFCYRGAEEPVIKKISFKANPGELTAIIGSTGSGKSTLINLIPRFYDVTSGRILVDGVDIRELTQEKLRAKIGLVPQKAVLFTGTIAENISFGNNNLSRDEIIRAAEIAQASEFISTMGQTYNSQIAQGGTNISGGQKQRLAIARALAKHPEIYIFDDSFSALDFKTEAKLRAAIKKETKNDTVLIIAQRVTTVMSADQIIVLDEGKIVGIGKHLNLIKTCKVYREIVASQLSEEELV